A portion of the Corynebacterium jeikeium genome contains these proteins:
- a CDS encoding 50S ribosomal protein L2: protein MAIRKYKPTTPGRRQSSVSEFSEVTRSTPEKSLLRPLSKTGGRNVHGHITTRHKGGGHKRQYRVIDFRRNDKDGIPAKVAHIEYDPNRTANIALLHYADGEKRYIIAPKNLKQGAIVESGANADIKVGNNLPLRNIPTGSTIHCVELKPGAGAQLARSAGASIQLLGKEGKYAVLRMPSSEIRRVDARCRATVGEVGNQDQINIRWGKAGRMRWKGWRPTVRGVVMNPVDHPHGGGEGKTSGGRHPVSPWGQKEGRTRKPNRPSDQLIVRRRRTNKNKKR, encoded by the coding sequence ATGGCTATTCGTAAGTACAAGCCGACTACGCCGGGTCGCCGCCAGAGCTCCGTCTCCGAGTTCAGCGAGGTTACTCGCTCGACTCCTGAGAAGTCTCTGCTGCGCCCGCTGTCGAAGACTGGTGGCCGTAACGTACACGGTCACATCACCACTCGCCACAAGGGTGGCGGACACAAGCGCCAGTACCGCGTCATCGACTTCCGTCGTAATGACAAGGACGGCATTCCGGCAAAGGTCGCTCACATCGAGTACGACCCGAACCGTACCGCCAACATCGCACTGCTGCACTACGCAGACGGTGAGAAGCGCTACATCATCGCTCCGAAGAACCTGAAGCAGGGTGCCATCGTTGAGTCCGGCGCTAACGCCGACATCAAGGTTGGTAACAACCTGCCGCTGCGTAACATCCCGACCGGTTCCACCATTCACTGCGTGGAGCTCAAGCCGGGTGCCGGTGCACAGCTGGCACGTTCTGCTGGTGCTTCTATTCAGCTTCTCGGTAAGGAAGGCAAGTACGCAGTTCTGCGTATGCCGTCCTCTGAGATCCGTCGCGTCGACGCTCGTTGCCGTGCAACCGTCGGTGAGGTCGGAAACCAGGATCAGATCAACATTCGTTGGGGCAAGGCCGGCCGTATGCGCTGGAAGGGCTGGCGCCCGACTGTCCGCGGTGTTGTCATGAACCCGGTTGACCACCCGCACGGTGGTGGTGAGGGTAAGACCTCCGGTGGTCGCCACCCGGTTTCCCCGTGGGGCCAGAAGGAAGGCCGCACCCGTAAGCCGAACCGTCCGAGCGACCAGCTGATCGTTCGTCGCCGTCGTACCAACAAGAATAAGAAGCGCTAA
- a CDS encoding formate/nitrite transporter family protein, with protein MRITAINGTQGKASAVTLYETLDTAGDKKQELMTQDYGRFAVRAVLAGMYLTLGTAFAAVAGQVAEGIAPGTGGLVFACLFGLGLFAIVVLGAELATGSMMFVSWSAARGRMSWGVALRMVAVATFYNFIGAAIVALVLSQSAKLGGIDDTHLISTLTEGKLAKSFFGAFVEAMGANFVVNMAVLGALQAKEIISKFVVILPIIAVFVGLGLEHVIANFSLFSLAFFADPQPVGFDGLHITGNWVAVWLGNFVGGGLGIGAVYAWLNQTKTSYVD; from the coding sequence ATGCGAATAACTGCAATTAACGGCACGCAGGGAAAGGCTTCGGCGGTGACGCTATACGAAACGCTGGATACGGCTGGTGACAAAAAACAGGAACTGATGACGCAGGACTACGGACGTTTTGCGGTTCGAGCGGTCCTGGCGGGCATGTATCTGACGTTGGGAACGGCCTTTGCAGCGGTAGCTGGCCAAGTGGCCGAAGGTATTGCTCCGGGCACTGGGGGACTGGTCTTTGCGTGCCTGTTCGGGCTTGGACTGTTCGCCATTGTGGTGCTCGGTGCAGAGCTGGCGACTGGCAGCATGATGTTTGTGTCCTGGTCCGCTGCACGCGGTCGCATGTCGTGGGGAGTGGCCCTTCGGATGGTGGCCGTCGCCACGTTCTACAACTTCATCGGTGCCGCGATTGTGGCGCTGGTGCTCAGCCAGAGTGCCAAGCTCGGTGGGATTGATGACACACATCTGATTTCCACCTTGACTGAGGGGAAGCTGGCCAAGTCGTTCTTCGGTGCTTTCGTAGAGGCAATGGGCGCGAATTTCGTGGTCAATATGGCTGTCTTAGGTGCACTACAAGCCAAGGAAATCATTTCGAAGTTCGTTGTGATTCTGCCGATCATTGCGGTGTTCGTCGGGCTCGGGCTTGAGCACGTGATTGCGAACTTCTCTCTGTTTTCCCTGGCCTTTTTCGCAGACCCGCAGCCCGTGGGCTTCGACGGCCTGCACATTACAGGCAACTGGGTGGCCGTGTGGCTGGGCAACTTCGTAGGCGGTGGCCTGGGAATTGGCGCGGTCTACGCCTGGTTGAACCAGACGAAGACCAGCTATGTTGATTAG
- the tuf gene encoding elongation factor Tu: protein MAKAKFERTKPHVNIGTIGHVDHGKTTTTAAITKVLADKFPDLNESFAYDAIDKAPEEKERGITINVSHVEYQTEKRHYAHVDAPGHADYIKNMITGAAQMDGAILVVAATDGPMPQTREHVLLARQVGVPYILVALNKCDMVDDEEIIELVEMEVRELLAEQDYDEEAPIVHISALKALEGEEKWVNSILELMEACDENIPDPVRETDKPFLMPIEDIFTITGRGTVATGRVERGVLNVNDEVEILGIKEKSQKTTVTGIEMFRKLLDSAEAGDNCGLLLRGTKREDIERGQIVAKPGAYTPHTEFEGSVYILSKDEGGRHTPFFDNYRPQFYFRTTDVTGVVSLPEGVEMVMPGDNVDMSVKLIQPVAMDEGLRFAIREGGRTVGAGRVTKIVK from the coding sequence GTGGCAAAGGCGAAGTTCGAGCGTACGAAGCCGCACGTCAACATCGGTACCATTGGTCACGTTGACCACGGTAAGACCACCACTACCGCCGCTATCACCAAGGTTCTGGCTGACAAGTTCCCGGACCTGAACGAGTCGTTCGCTTACGATGCCATCGATAAGGCACCGGAAGAGAAGGAACGTGGCATTACCATCAACGTTTCCCACGTTGAGTACCAGACGGAGAAGCGCCACTACGCTCACGTCGATGCCCCGGGCCACGCCGACTACATCAAGAACATGATTACCGGTGCTGCTCAGATGGACGGCGCAATCCTGGTTGTCGCTGCTACTGACGGCCCGATGCCGCAGACCCGCGAGCACGTTCTGCTGGCTCGCCAGGTTGGCGTTCCGTACATCCTCGTTGCACTGAACAAGTGCGACATGGTCGACGACGAAGAGATCATCGAGCTCGTCGAGATGGAGGTCCGCGAGCTGCTGGCTGAGCAGGACTACGACGAGGAAGCTCCGATCGTCCACATCTCCGCTCTGAAGGCTCTTGAGGGCGAAGAGAAGTGGGTCAACTCCATCCTCGAGCTGATGGAAGCTTGCGACGAGAACATCCCGGATCCGGTTCGCGAGACCGACAAGCCGTTCCTGATGCCGATTGAGGACATCTTCACCATTACCGGTCGCGGCACCGTTGCTACCGGTCGTGTTGAGCGCGGCGTTCTGAACGTTAACGACGAGGTCGAGATTCTGGGCATCAAGGAGAAGTCCCAGAAGACCACCGTTACCGGTATCGAGATGTTCCGCAAGCTGCTGGATTCCGCTGAGGCTGGCGACAACTGTGGTCTGCTGCTCCGCGGTACCAAGCGTGAGGACATCGAGCGCGGTCAGATCGTTGCTAAGCCGGGCGCTTACACCCCGCACACCGAGTTCGAGGGTTCCGTCTACATCCTGTCCAAGGATGAGGGCGGCCGTCACACCCCGTTCTTCGACAACTACCGTCCGCAGTTCTACTTCCGCACCACCGACGTCACCGGCGTTGTTTCCCTGCCGGAAGGTGTCGAGATGGTCATGCCGGGCGACAACGTTGACATGTCTGTCAAGCTGATTCAGCCGGTCGCAATGGACGAGGGCCTGCGCTTCGCTATCCGCGAGGGTGGCCGCACCGTCGGCGCTGGCCGCGTTACCAAGATCGTTAAGTAA
- a CDS encoding class I SAM-dependent methyltransferase encodes MVAMSNGTHNHRTWKEIIAADPQHSRRYANRWRGFVREGRDIDGEARLVDAMAPRHARILDAGCGQGRVGGYLAKAGHQVVGVDVDPYLIDEAKRQFPDATWLVGDLAQLPHVLDDGLENTPHGDTASAFDVIICPGNVLTFVAPEDRTKVLQVFAAALNPEGGRAIIGFGAGRGWDFADFETIAQEAGLTVIQRYSTWDLRPFEDESQFLVAVLERG; translated from the coding sequence ATGGTGGCCATGAGCAATGGCACCCACAATCACCGCACTTGGAAAGAAATTATCGCTGCCGATCCGCAGCATTCCCGGCGCTACGCCAACCGGTGGCGGGGGTTCGTTCGCGAGGGCCGCGATATCGATGGTGAGGCGCGGCTGGTGGATGCGATGGCGCCACGCCACGCTCGAATTCTAGATGCCGGTTGTGGTCAAGGACGCGTGGGCGGTTACTTGGCGAAGGCTGGACACCAGGTCGTTGGTGTCGACGTCGACCCCTATCTCATCGATGAGGCAAAGCGCCAGTTCCCGGACGCGACGTGGTTGGTAGGGGACTTGGCGCAATTGCCCCACGTGCTTGACGACGGCCTAGAGAACACACCCCACGGTGACACGGCATCCGCCTTCGATGTCATCATTTGCCCCGGCAATGTCCTGACCTTCGTAGCGCCAGAAGACCGCACGAAGGTACTGCAGGTCTTCGCAGCGGCACTGAATCCGGAGGGCGGTCGTGCCATCATCGGCTTCGGTGCCGGCCGTGGATGGGACTTTGCGGATTTTGAAACCATTGCGCAGGAGGCGGGGCTCACCGTGATTCAGCGTTATTCGACGTGGGATCTTCGTCCGTTTGAGGATGAGTCTCAGTTCCTGGTTGCAGTGCTTGAACGGGGGTAG
- a CDS encoding 30S ribosomal protein S3, producing the protein MGQKIHPHGLRLGISSDWKSRWYADKQYADYLAEDIKIRDLLSTGLERAGISDVVIERTRDRVRVDIHTARPGIVIGRRGSEADRIRGQLEKLTGKQVQLNILEVKNIDADAKLVAQSIAEQLANRVAFRRAMRKAIQSAMRQPHVKGIKVVCSGRLGGAEMGRTERYHEGRVPLHTLRAEIDYGTHEAHTTFGRIGVKVWIYKGDVIGGRRESEINAGNDRQRRGNDRPRRGGKRRQRASEKKEG; encoded by the coding sequence GTGGGACAGAAGATCCATCCACACGGTCTTCGCCTCGGTATTTCCAGCGACTGGAAGTCCCGCTGGTACGCCGACAAGCAGTACGCTGACTACCTGGCCGAGGACATCAAGATCCGCGATCTGCTGTCCACCGGTCTTGAGCGCGCCGGCATCTCCGATGTCGTTATCGAGCGCACCCGTGACCGCGTGCGTGTGGACATCCACACCGCACGCCCGGGCATTGTTATCGGTCGTCGTGGCTCCGAGGCTGACCGCATCCGCGGCCAGCTCGAGAAGCTCACCGGCAAGCAGGTTCAGCTGAACATCCTCGAGGTCAAGAACATTGACGCGGATGCGAAGCTGGTCGCTCAGTCCATCGCTGAGCAGCTCGCCAACCGTGTCGCTTTCCGTCGTGCAATGCGCAAGGCTATCCAGTCTGCAATGCGTCAGCCGCACGTCAAGGGCATCAAGGTTGTCTGCTCCGGTCGTCTCGGCGGTGCCGAGATGGGCCGCACCGAGCGCTACCACGAGGGTCGCGTTCCGCTGCACACCCTGCGTGCGGAGATCGACTACGGCACCCACGAGGCTCACACCACCTTCGGCCGCATTGGCGTCAAGGTGTGGATCTACAAGGGTGACGTGATCGGTGGCCGTCGCGAGTCCGAGATCAACGCCGGCAACGACCGCCAGCGTCGCGGCAACGACCGTCCGCGTCGTGGTGGCAAGCGTCGTCAGCGTGCATCTGAGAAGAAGGAGGGCTAA
- a CDS encoding 50S ribosomal protein L3, which produces MSENEIKGILGTKLGMTQIFDEENRVVPVTVVEAGPCVVTQVRTKETDGYDAVQIAYGEIDPRKVNKPEAGHFKKAGVTPRRHSVEIRTPDASSYEVGQSVGVDIFGEIEYVDVTGTSKGHGFAGGMKRHGFAGQGAAHGNQAAHRRVGGIGACATPGRVFKGKRMAGRMGNDRVTTQNLKIQKVDADANLLLIKGAVPGARGGLLVVKTATKGGAHA; this is translated from the coding sequence ATGAGTGAAAACGAGATCAAGGGCATCCTGGGCACGAAGCTCGGTATGACTCAGATCTTCGACGAGGAGAACCGCGTTGTTCCGGTTACCGTCGTTGAGGCTGGGCCGTGCGTAGTGACTCAGGTGCGCACTAAGGAAACCGACGGCTACGACGCCGTCCAGATTGCATACGGCGAAATTGACCCGCGAAAGGTCAACAAGCCGGAGGCCGGCCACTTCAAGAAGGCCGGTGTGACCCCGCGTCGCCACAGCGTTGAGATTCGCACCCCGGACGCTTCCTCTTACGAGGTCGGCCAGTCCGTTGGTGTCGACATCTTCGGCGAAATTGAGTACGTCGACGTCACTGGTACCTCTAAGGGCCACGGCTTCGCCGGTGGTATGAAGCGCCACGGCTTTGCTGGCCAGGGTGCCGCTCACGGTAACCAGGCTGCTCACCGTCGTGTTGGTGGCATTGGCGCTTGCGCCACGCCAGGACGCGTCTTCAAGGGCAAGCGCATGGCAGGCCGCATGGGTAACGACCGGGTCACGACCCAGAACCTGAAGATCCAGAAGGTTGACGCTGACGCGAACCTGCTGCTCATCAAGGGCGCAGTTCCGGGTGCACGCGGCGGCCTGCTGGTTGTTAAGACTGCCACGAAGGGTGGTGCTCACGCATGA
- a CDS encoding 50S ribosomal protein L29 — MSNGIPAHELRSLDNDDLVAKLKESKEELFNLRFQSATGQLTNNRRLRTVRKDIARIYTVMRERELGLSAAPTDGDAA, encoded by the coding sequence ATGTCGAACGGCATTCCCGCCCACGAGCTTCGCTCGCTGGATAACGATGACCTGGTTGCCAAGCTCAAGGAGTCTAAGGAGGAGCTGTTCAACCTCCGTTTCCAGAGCGCTACCGGTCAGCTGACCAACAACCGCCGTCTCCGCACTGTCCGCAAGGATATTGCTCGCATTTACACCGTTATGCGTGAGCGCGAGCTCGGCCTGTCTGCTGCACCAACCGATGGTGATGCAGCATGA
- a CDS encoding 50S ribosomal protein L23 — MATIADPRDIIVAPVVSEKSYGLMEQGVYTFLVHTDANKTQIKIAVQEIFGAKVASVNTLNREGKRKRSRTGYGKRKNTKRAYVTLAAGSDPIDIFGGSAA, encoded by the coding sequence ATGGCTACCATCGCAGATCCCCGCGACATCATTGTTGCACCGGTAGTGTCTGAGAAGTCCTACGGACTTATGGAGCAGGGCGTTTACACGTTCCTGGTTCACACCGACGCTAACAAGACCCAGATCAAGATCGCGGTCCAGGAGATTTTCGGTGCCAAGGTCGCTTCCGTCAACACCCTCAACCGTGAGGGCAAGCGCAAGCGTTCCCGCACCGGCTACGGCAAGCGCAAGAACACCAAGCGCGCCTACGTGACTCTCGCGGCCGGCAGCGATCCCATCGACATCTTCGGCGGTTCGGCAGCCTAG
- the mgtE gene encoding magnesium transporter, whose amino-acid sequence MTTDVTRIDDRDLESALRSHDVATLSRLLTDIEPKAAARKMRRLSHGERALFYRTLPKDTAVETFDELNSALQAHLIDSLRDPEVTAVFAEMEPDDRAELLDELPASVAAKLLADLPDDERELTNIVLGYPDGSIGRRMSPELVSLHDDMTVGEALETVYKHLDDAESIYTLPVSNRNRRLVGVVSLRDLMRASSDIHVAAILRKADYAEATESEEKVARMCADRKRLALPIVDSEQRVIGLLTVDDALRILEEADSEDQARISGSEPLRLPYLATPIFEIVRSRVVWLLVLAIGATLTVQVLETFEETLSQMVVLSVFVPLLIGTGGNTGNQAATTITRALALGDVQPRDIFKVILREVRVGAFLGLLLGTLGLLLAGLVYGWDIGLVIGLTLLGICTLAATVGGIMPLIGKKFGIDPAVFANPFITTLVDASGLIIYFLIAKSVLGI is encoded by the coding sequence GTGACTACTGACGTGACCAGGATTGATGATCGAGACCTGGAGTCCGCACTTCGCTCACACGACGTGGCGACGTTGTCGCGGCTCTTAACTGATATTGAGCCCAAGGCTGCCGCTCGAAAGATGCGCCGCCTCAGCCATGGGGAACGTGCGCTGTTCTACCGCACACTGCCGAAAGACACGGCGGTTGAAACCTTCGATGAGCTGAACTCGGCTCTGCAGGCGCACCTGATTGACAGTCTCCGTGATCCTGAAGTCACCGCAGTTTTCGCGGAGATGGAACCGGACGATCGAGCAGAGCTGCTCGACGAGCTTCCTGCGTCTGTCGCTGCAAAACTGCTTGCCGATCTGCCGGATGACGAGCGAGAGCTAACCAACATCGTCCTCGGTTACCCCGATGGTTCCATTGGGCGTCGGATGAGCCCGGAGCTGGTGTCGCTTCACGACGATATGACGGTGGGGGAGGCTCTGGAGACCGTCTACAAGCATCTGGATGATGCCGAATCCATCTACACGCTGCCGGTGTCGAACCGGAATCGCCGCCTGGTGGGCGTGGTCAGCCTTCGTGATTTGATGCGCGCCAGCAGTGATATCCATGTTGCGGCGATTTTGCGGAAGGCAGACTACGCAGAGGCCACCGAGTCTGAAGAGAAGGTGGCTCGCATGTGCGCTGATCGTAAGCGCCTAGCTCTGCCGATTGTCGACAGCGAGCAGCGTGTTATCGGTCTGCTCACGGTGGACGACGCACTCCGGATTCTGGAGGAGGCAGACTCCGAGGACCAAGCTCGTATTTCCGGTTCTGAGCCTCTGCGCTTGCCGTACCTTGCTACGCCAATCTTTGAGATTGTTCGCTCTCGTGTGGTCTGGTTGCTCGTGCTGGCAATCGGTGCGACATTGACTGTGCAAGTCCTGGAAACCTTCGAAGAGACGCTGTCTCAGATGGTGGTTCTTTCGGTGTTCGTGCCGCTGCTGATTGGTACAGGTGGCAATACCGGTAACCAGGCTGCAACTACGATTACGCGTGCGTTGGCGCTGGGGGATGTCCAACCCCGCGATATATTCAAAGTCATTCTCCGAGAGGTGAGGGTCGGCGCGTTCCTCGGTCTATTGCTTGGCACTCTCGGCCTGCTGCTAGCTGGCTTGGTTTACGGTTGGGACATCGGCCTAGTGATTGGCCTTACGCTGCTGGGTATTTGTACTCTCGCGGCAACCGTCGGTGGCATTATGCCGCTGATTGGTAAGAAGTTTGGCATTGACCCAGCAGTCTTCGCTAACCCGTTCATTACGACGCTTGTCGACGCCTCCGGTCTGATCATCTACTTCCTGATTGCTAAGTCGGTACTGGGGATTTAG
- a CDS encoding 30S ribosomal protein S17, producing MSEENMNTTEAGARKVRTGYVVSDKMQKTIVVELEDRKQHALYGKIMRTNSKVKAHDENEEAGVGDRVRIEECRPLSKDKHYRLIEIIEKAK from the coding sequence ATGAGTGAGGAAAACATGAACACCACCGAGGCTGGCGCACGCAAGGTGCGCACCGGTTACGTCGTGTCCGACAAGATGCAGAAGACCATCGTCGTCGAGCTCGAGGACCGCAAGCAGCACGCCCTGTACGGCAAGATCATGCGCACGAACTCTAAGGTCAAGGCGCATGACGAGAACGAAGAGGCTGGCGTGGGCGACCGCGTCCGCATCGAAGAGTGCCGTCCGCTCTCCAAGGACAAGCACTACCGCCTGATCGAGATCATCGAGAAGGCTAAGTAA
- a CDS encoding 50S ribosomal protein L4, producing the protein MTNLKLDVHTAEGGVNGSVELPASVFDAEVSIALMHQVVVAQRAAARQGTHKVKTRGEVRGGGRKPWRQKGTGRARQGSIRAPHWTGGGVVHGPVPRDYSQRTPKKMIAAALRGALSDRARHDRIHVVEELVPGQTPSTKAARTFVERLTERRNVLVVLPREDVNSWKSVRNLPGVHILSEDQLNTYDVLKADDVIFAVQALNDFITRTAGKEEK; encoded by the coding sequence ATGACCAACCTCAAGCTAGACGTACACACCGCTGAAGGCGGCGTGAACGGTTCGGTTGAGCTTCCTGCTTCCGTGTTCGACGCGGAGGTGTCCATCGCCCTGATGCACCAGGTTGTTGTCGCGCAGCGTGCAGCAGCTCGCCAGGGCACCCACAAGGTCAAGACCCGCGGTGAGGTTCGCGGCGGTGGCCGCAAGCCGTGGCGCCAGAAGGGTACCGGTCGCGCTCGTCAGGGTTCGATCCGTGCTCCGCACTGGACCGGCGGTGGCGTTGTCCACGGCCCGGTGCCGCGCGATTACAGCCAGCGCACCCCGAAGAAGATGATTGCAGCTGCTCTGCGCGGCGCACTCTCTGACCGTGCTCGCCACGACCGCATCCACGTTGTCGAGGAACTGGTCCCAGGCCAGACCCCGTCCACCAAGGCAGCTCGTACTTTCGTCGAGCGTCTGACTGAGCGCCGCAACGTGCTCGTCGTTCTGCCGCGCGAGGACGTCAACTCGTGGAAGTCGGTTCGTAACCTGCCAGGTGTCCACATCCTGTCTGAGGATCAGCTGAACACCTACGACGTTCTGAAGGCCGATGACGTCATCTTCGCCGTTCAGGCACTCAATGACTTCATCACTCGCACCGCCGGTAAGGAGGAGAAGTAA
- a CDS encoding 30S ribosomal protein S10 has product MAGQKIRIRLKAYDHEAIDASARKIVETVTRTGARVVGPVPLPTEKNVYCVIRSPHKYKDSREHFEMRTHKRLIDILDPTPKTVDALMRIDLPASVDVNIQ; this is encoded by the coding sequence GTGGCCGGACAGAAGATCCGCATCAGGCTCAAGGCCTACGACCACGAGGCTATCGACGCTTCTGCGCGAAAGATCGTGGAGACCGTTACCCGTACGGGTGCACGCGTCGTTGGCCCGGTGCCGTTGCCAACCGAAAAGAACGTTTACTGCGTTATCCGTTCGCCGCACAAGTACAAGGACTCGCGCGAGCACTTCGAGATGCGCACTCACAAGCGTCTGATCGACATTCTCGATCCAACGCCGAAGACAGTCGATGCACTTATGCGCATTGACCTTCCGGCAAGTGTCGATGTGAACATTCAGTGA
- a CDS encoding 50S ribosomal protein L22 has translation MSNDITSARATARFVRVTPMKARRVLDTVRGKSVDEALNILEYAPQGAADPVAKVVASAAANAENNFGLDRRTLVISEAYANEGPTMKRFRPRAQGRAFHVRKRTSHITVVVESQKEGDR, from the coding sequence ATGAGCAACGACATTACTTCTGCACGCGCAACTGCGCGCTTCGTCCGCGTTACTCCGATGAAGGCACGTCGCGTCCTGGACACCGTTCGCGGTAAGTCCGTCGACGAGGCATTGAACATCCTGGAGTACGCTCCGCAGGGTGCTGCTGATCCGGTCGCCAAGGTTGTTGCGTCTGCAGCTGCAAACGCTGAGAACAACTTCGGCCTGGACCGTCGTACTCTGGTCATCTCCGAGGCTTACGCCAACGAGGGACCGACCATGAAGCGCTTCCGCCCGCGTGCGCAGGGCCGTGCTTTCCACGTCCGCAAGCGCACCAGCCACATCACCGTGGTCGTCGAGAGCCAGAAGGAAGGTGACCGATAG
- a CDS encoding VIT family protein yields MTTYAHPHEPHKSSETSKLNWLRAGVLGANDGIVSTALILLSVIAAGSSREAILTAGAAAVIAGAISMALGEYVSVSTQRDTERALIAKEKAELKDFPDEEHKELVGILSGYGIPEQIAEDAAHGIAQNDPLAAHLKLELGIDGEELTNPWAAAGSSALSFLLGAILPMIAALVFTGPTSGAIAVTVVTIVTLALTGYISAKLSSTHSGKAALRLVIGGALGLIVSYFVGLLFGQAVG; encoded by the coding sequence ATGACCACGTACGCGCATCCTCATGAACCGCATAAGTCTTCTGAGACGTCGAAGCTCAACTGGCTTCGCGCCGGAGTCCTCGGAGCCAACGACGGCATCGTCTCCACTGCTCTAATCTTGCTCAGCGTGATTGCAGCAGGTTCCTCTCGCGAAGCCATTCTGACTGCTGGTGCCGCCGCCGTTATCGCTGGTGCTATCTCGATGGCTCTGGGTGAATACGTCTCGGTTTCAACCCAGCGCGATACTGAGCGAGCGCTGATTGCCAAAGAAAAGGCCGAGCTCAAAGACTTTCCAGATGAAGAGCATAAGGAGCTCGTGGGGATTCTCTCTGGCTACGGCATCCCAGAACAGATCGCCGAAGATGCCGCCCACGGCATCGCACAGAATGACCCTCTAGCAGCTCACCTGAAGCTGGAATTGGGCATTGACGGCGAGGAACTTACCAACCCCTGGGCGGCTGCTGGTTCTTCGGCACTGTCGTTCCTACTCGGCGCCATCCTGCCGATGATTGCGGCTCTGGTGTTCACCGGCCCCACCTCCGGCGCGATTGCGGTCACCGTTGTCACCATCGTGACGTTGGCCTTGACCGGCTACATCAGCGCCAAGCTCAGCTCCACGCACTCCGGCAAGGCTGCGCTACGTCTGGTCATCGGTGGCGCGCTCGGTTTGATTGTGTCCTACTTCGTCGGCCTGCTCTTCGGGCAGGCCGTCGGATAG
- a CDS encoding 30S ribosomal protein S19 — translation MPRSLKKGPFVDEHLLAKVDAQNEKGTKQVIKTWSRRSTILPDFIGHTFAVHDGRKHVPVFVDDSMVGHKLGEFAPTKTFKGHVKDDKKGRR, via the coding sequence ATGCCACGCAGCCTTAAGAAGGGCCCGTTCGTCGATGAGCACCTCCTCGCGAAGGTCGATGCACAGAACGAGAAGGGCACCAAGCAGGTCATTAAGACCTGGTCTCGCCGCTCCACGATTCTCCCCGATTTCATCGGCCACACCTTCGCCGTTCACGACGGTCGCAAGCACGTGCCGGTGTTCGTGGATGACTCTATGGTCGGCCACAAGCTGGGCGAATTCGCCCCGACCAAGACCTTCAAGGGTCACGTCAAGGATGACAAGAAGGGACGTCGATAA
- a CDS encoding 50S ribosomal protein L16 gives MLIPKRVKFRRQHRPTRSGMSKGGNKVTFGDYGLQALEPAYITNRQIEAARIAINRHVKRGGKVWIQIFPDRPLTQKPLGVRMGSGKGPVEKWVANVKPGRIMFEMSYPDEATAVEALKRAGAKLPIKTRIVRKEDQY, from the coding sequence ATGCTCATCCCGAAGCGCGTTAAGTTCCGTCGCCAGCACCGCCCGACCCGTTCTGGTATGTCCAAGGGCGGCAACAAGGTGACTTTCGGTGACTACGGTCTCCAGGCTCTCGAGCCGGCCTACATCACCAACCGTCAGATTGAGGCAGCGCGTATTGCCATCAACCGCCACGTCAAGCGTGGTGGTAAGGTCTGGATCCAGATTTTCCCGGACCGTCCGCTGACCCAGAAGCCACTGGGTGTTCGTATGGGTTCCGGTAAGGGCCCGGTCGAGAAGTGGGTTGCAAACGTCAAGCCGGGTCGCATCATGTTCGAGATGTCCTACCCGGACGAGGCAACTGCTGTCGAGGCACTGAAGCGCGCAGGCGCTAAGCTGCCGATTAAGACCCGAATCGTTCGGAAGGAGGATCAGTACTGA